CTACACATAACTACAGATATGTTCTTTCTCCTAGACAGCTCCAGTTCTTTAAATATTATTTTAACAGTTTAACATAGTGTGAAGTATTTTTCAATACGTACGTTGAAATACCAGATTTCCCATATGAGTCATAGGCTTGACGCTGCGCGGGGTCACTGAGTACTTGGTATGCCTCCCCCAATTCCTGCATTTGCAATGAAGATGTGATTCCGCTTTTGGGTCAGTATGATTTTTGTAGTGATGACAAATAGTATCTCAAAGTAACAAGATGGCCTGCATCGATGGTCAATGGATTTCAAGTAACTTAATAATGTCCTAAATGCACTTGGATGATGGCTTTTAATACAGTATCGGTTTCTACCATGAAGTCATGAACAATGAAACATTACAGCTACTCCATACATGCCTACATGCCACAAGGGTACCATAGTTCATTCATTCATAGATTCACCAGATGCTGAAACACAGAAAATGCTAGTACATTTTAGAAAACGATAGGAGCAGACAAGAAGGAGAAGCGTGATCACCATATTCCGACATCTAACAATATGGCAACATTGTTCTAGACAACTTCCTGGCCAGCCGCAGCGGCATGGTAGTTACAGAATGAGCAGTAGGATCGCGCAGTTGCGGTTTGAGAGCTGAACAAGTCAGTGGAGCAGTAGGAGGAGCAGGAGAGAGCCGGGCGAGCAGACTTGCCTGGAACTTCTCCGCCGCGAGCGGATCATTGGGGTTCTTGTCCGGATGGACCTGCCTCGCCTGCAACACCAGCAGCGAACACCGGAATGAGGCCAAATCACCACCCGATCAAACGGCAAAAACCTCAAGGCGGGGAAGCGCGCGCGCGGCACCTTGACGTAGTACGCCTTCTTGATCTCCGCCTCGGTGGCCGCCGGGGTCACTCCCAGCACGTCGTAGTACCCCGTCTCCCTTACCATCGAACCAATCtactcctctcctctcctccgctccgctccgctctccctcctcccgccgccccgGTTCGATCGGAGCCCtcccgagatctccggccgccgctcaccgcccGTCCCCTCCCTCCGCGCGGGTGGTGCGAGACAGCGAGAGAGGGGGGCGAGGTGGCCGGCGCTGCAATGCTCTGGCGGGCTGGCGGCTGCCGGGGAAATCTGACCATAAAGCGCGTCGAATAATTCGCGTGcttgcgcccccccccccccccccccccccccgccaccGTACTGTACTGTAATGCGGGGATGAGTCACATTGACATGGAATTCTCGGCTCGCCGCTGGTCAAAATCGGGCTCCCTCGGTAAAAAGTAAAAACCCCCCCTCGTCCCCCAACCCAAGACGAGCTCGAGGTTGTTTAGACTAATCCACCAGCTAATCCCGCGGGTTAAGCGAGTGATTATCGCGCTGATGACGTGGCGCGTGGTGGAGTGGGTGGACCACATGGCCGGCGCAGACCCCGCGGAGTCAAGCAAGAGGGCGGGGTGGGGATGaccgagagggagaggaggagcaaCGAAGGCCCATCTGTCAGAGACTGGGTTACGCGGCCCGTGGGTCCCAGGTCCACGCACTGCTAACTGATGGGCCGGGCACGGCCCACTTGCTATTCATCCATCAGAGAATTTTTACCTTttgctcccccccccccggttTGGCCTTTTGGGCATGCACAGAAATTGTACCTTTTGGGAAGCATCCAGTGATGGATTGCTTGGGTTGGGTCTCGAATGAAAGTCGCCAGAAACGTTGCATTGGCTGGGTTTTACAGAGGACAACACCATCATCATCTAGAAGCAACACCCTTGTTCCTCCACGTAGCTTTTCCTCTGCAAAAATAAATGGTTTTCGCCGCATATGGTAAGACCTTGTTCGTGCCGGTCATTTGGAAGGCTATTCCCTAGTCCACGACGCCATGGAGCAGCTGAGTGGATGACTGGATCCCCTGTCCGAAAGGGAAAAAAGGGAGGGAGGTCGGGATGGGCGGTGGAGGCGCGCTTGGAGGCAGGCAGGCAGTGCGTGCGTGGAAAGCCGTTGGTCCGACGccccctaaccaaacacggccacagCTCCGAAAGCCGCCTGCCTAATCGCGGCTCCGGCCGCCTGACCCCCGCCCCAAACACGCATGGGCAACGTGTTCCGAGGCATCCTGTCGCACTCAGCAGCTGCTGCTTCTGCTAACCGCTTGTTTAGTTcacttcaaaattccaaaactttacaagattttctATACATATCGAATTTTTgaatacatgcatgaagtattaaatataattaaacaaaataactaattacacaatttgtctataatttgcgagacgaatcttttaaacctagttAATCGATGATCGaataataattactaaatacaaacgaaagtattACAGTAATTTACAACTTCTTTTTTATACATCTAAACGGCTAAGTCTACTCCGAGGAGGCAGCAGGCATGGCTGCACCTCCCCTGCCAAGGATGAAGGACCCGGCAACAGGCGGAGAAGGAACGTTCTGGATGGTctggtcgacgacgacgacacgaCCCTTCATCGCTAAGCCAGCGCAAGGCAAAAGCAACCCATCAGCGTGTTTCGTAGAACCCTTTTTCATTTTCATTCTTCCTTAGCAACTGATGATTTCGAGCTGTGGAATTGAATTGGATTAGATCGGATGATTCAGAGTGAGTGCCTAGTTGCTGACCGAGCAAGCAACATGCCAGAGCAAGCAGTCGAACACTGTAGCTACAGGTACCTTGCAGTTGCAGCGATTTCAGGgcaaaaatgaatcttgtttgCATGGAGTACCAAAttaagtttatttacaaaatcttaCTCTAATCATGCGATCAaaaatctcattagattcgtcatgtgaagtagcgcaggggttgtggagttagtttcgTAAActatctttatttaatattcttaattaatggtcaaagttgtCTACAGTAATTTGTCCTACTCATTACTCAACCAAACAGGACCCATACCGGACGGCAAGAGATACACTGTTCGAAGTCGTATTATCCTAAACGCTAAATGGTAAACAGTCGATCACCTCGCATTTAATCTATTATTCAAGCAAAATAGGTGTTTAATCAAATAAAACGGTGATACTTCTATTAGTCTCACAATTTAAAAGGTATAACTCAGTTCATAATATACAGTGATACTTCTATTACGGTGAAGTAATGCTTTTTTTCTTGTAAGATACTTCTATAGTCTCACAATTTCTTTGATTCTAAAAACTCATCCGTGAATGATATTCATATTCTCCAATGGCATAACTAATTAAGACCGTAGTTATAACAAGGCTGGTTCCATCTGCAAGAAAccgaaacaatccaaatgcaTCGCGTACCACGACCACCAATTATATTTAAACTGTATTTGTCCTAGAGCCAATCGTCGTATAGGCTGATATCGTGAGGCGACGAGATTCGTGCTGCATTGTTCTGGCGTCAAATTTGGTCTACTGGTTATAAAGAAGGAACACAAAGAGGTACAGATATGTATATATAAATATTCCCTCTAAGCTCTAAATATAATAACTTTTGAAATTTTAGTATAAATTAAGAAAAAGAGAATTTTCTTTCACGATCCTTATTATACCACACGAGCCAGCTTCTGACTGACCAGCTCATAATTTGATTGCTACAATTAATGATTAGGATGGGACTTGTTTGGCCAGCTCTTGATTCGATATAGCAATCTTAATAATTTGGTACAAATTTGAccataaaagaagaaaaaaacgaTAGTTATTTTGATTACACGAGGGATCACATGTTAATCGCGCTACAAGTTAATTTTGAAGATGCATGGAGTTtacttgcaattaatgcaactcTCGAATTCAACTTCAACTAGGATGAAACGCTAATTAAGCTTTAGTTGAGTAATGACGAGCGATTCATTTGTTGTTAACTTGTTATTCCGTGTTAAAGAAACTACTGACGGGAAGGGGGAAAAACGTACTACTAGAGAACAAAACATTCTTGCAGAAACAGCGGCGGACATTTTTAGAGAAATGCAACGGAAAAAGGGCAAAAGGCCATCCTGCGTTGCTGCCCGGCCCGGGCGCTTCTTCCCCCTTGACGGCCTCCCGCCACCGACACCCACCACACTCCCCCACGTCGGCACATGTGTGGTTGCCCCTTCGCTTTCCCCCCTCCCTTACCTCACACTCCTTGCCACCGATTAATCTCCATCTCCTCCCCTTCAACCACCGCGAGGTCTCCAGCTACCGCGCGCCCTCCAGCTGCGTCGCGCGCGCATTCGTCAGATCCAGAATCGAGCCCCCGGCCGAGATCCGGCTGGCTCTCTAGCGAGCTTCGGGCCGAGCAGCAGCGGGGATCGGAGAGAGGGAGACCAGGATGAAGCGGAGGACGCGGAACAAGATCATCCTCTGGTCGCTGGCCgtgacggcggtggcggtgctggtGGGCGGCACGATCGCGCTGGTGCTGACGGCGGGGACGTGGAAGGCCAAGATCAAGAAGTCGCAGGAGAAGATCTGCAACAAGGGGTGGGAGTGCTCGGGGAGCAAGTACTGCTGCAACGACACCATCACCGACTTCTTCAAGGTCTACCAGTTCGAGAACCTCTTCGCCAAGCGCAACACCCCCGTCGCGCACGCCGTCGGGTTCTGGGACTACCAGGCCTTCATCACCGCCGCCGCGTTCTTCGAGCCGCAGGGGTTCTGCACCACCGGCGGCaagcagatgcagatgatggagCTCTGCGCCTTCCTCGGCCACGTCGGCGCCAAGACCTCCTGTAAGCGAAGATTCTCTCTCAGCTTTGCTTGCTTGCTCTGCTTCCATTTGGTTTGAGCAGGAGTTTGACTCGCCAGCGCCGGAATTGCAGGTGGGTATGGCGTGGCGACCGGAGGGCCGACGGCGTGGGGGCTCTGCTACAACCACGAGATGAGCCCCGACCAGATCTACTGTGACAAGACCTACACCCAGTACCCCTGCGTCGAGGGCGCCGAGTACTACGGCCGTGGCGCGATCCCCGTCTACTGGTAATGCTTTCCCCATTTCTGCCAATTCAGCTACTCGCATTGAGCTTCCAGCTAACCATTGAAATCCTCTTGTTGGCCATGGCTCGATCAATTGGAGCTGGAGAGCAGTAGAAATTAGCAGCCATGCTAAGGATTTCCAGTGGTCTGATCTACTAGTTGGTTACCTTAATTCTGTCAGGAACTACAACTACGGTGCGGCGGGCGACGGGATCAAGGAGGACCTGTTGCACCACCCCGAGTACTTGGAGCAGAATGCAACGCTGGCATTCATGGCGGCAATGTGGCGGTGGATGACACCGATCAAGAAGAGTCAGCCATCAGCGCACGAAGCGTTTGTGGGCACCTGGAAGCCCACCAAGAATGACACGCTCAGCAAGCGCCTGCCTGGGTTCGGAGCCACCATGAACATACTCTACGGCGAATCAATCTGTGGCAGGGGATTCATCGACGCCATGAACGTCATCATCTCGCACTACCAGTACTACCTTGACCTCATGGGGGTTGGCCGTGAGCACTCTGGAGACAACCGCGACTGCGCTGAGCAGGCCCCGTTCAATCCCTCCAGCAAACCAGAtgaccagcagcagcaacagcagcaatcagGAAGCTAGAATGGACCCATTACCGCGGCCACACGTGTTGTACACCTGTTCTTGCCATTGCCACTGATCAAGCTTCATGTGCTACAGCAAGCTGCTGATTCTTCAGTATGCGTGAAGCTGCTTTGGATTGATGTTGTTTTGAGTGGCTGATCAGTATGTGCTGTCTATGGGAATTGGGAAATTTGTAACCATTGTACCATGGTGTCCATAGATAGTCTGTTTTTGTTTCCTTGATTTTGTCAGATACAACATACATGTGTTAAAGAGGATGGTTAAACTGAACGTAGCAAGGCTTCTTTTCTGAACTTATGTACGTCTGCTACGAAAAGTATGTCTGCTTAATTGAACATACTTTGACTTTCGCTGAACTTTCTGTATGTCTGATATTCTTAATTTGTCAAACTTTCTGAATTTGAGCAGTTGCTAGCCTGCTAGTACAATGTTGGTATTTATACTAGAACATGTTCATGACATTTCTCGACAGAATTATTCTCAGGTATCCCTTTTCGTTTATgttaggccccgtttggttgcTCCTAGTTTGGTTGTTCCTAGCGCTACAAGAGAATCTTGTATGTAtgcaatactaaatgaagtctattcgCAAAACCTCTTTATGGATGAGTGTAACATtccgcgacgaatctaatgacggtaactAATCGaagattggctacagtaatactacagtaaccatcctctaatcatacggtcaaagatctcattaaaTTTGTCTCGCTAGGTAGCATAGggttgtgaagttagttttgtaaactgtatttatttaatatctctaattaataGTCAAAATTTACTACAGTAGCTTGCGCTACAAAACCAAATAAGGCTTAATTCGTAATAACCATCAAAAGCACAGCAACTGTCTTAACCAGAAGAAACTAGTTCACTATCACACACCGAAACAGAAACATGCTTAGAGAAATGCAATAGCACTGGCATAGTCATTTCACCACCATTGCTACTGGTCcatcaaacaaaaagaacagtAGATTAAATCCGACATACAGCAGAACTAGGTCACTACAACAATTCACCTTacacaaagaaaaatagtgaAAAACACTTATCTTACATAAGCAGGTTCTCCTAGCTAAGTACATGGTAATAGACATACTTATCCGCAGGAGTTCCATACGGCTCTCAACTCTGATACAAATTTTTCGTTAAGTCGCTGCCCCCAAAGTGTTGGATTCCAGGTCAGCCAGCCTCTGTGGTTTTACTACATGTAAGGCTAGTGTGGCCTCACAAAACAGAGAAACTGTCTCCCAAGTGCAATGAAAATAGAGGCTCCATAAAACAATGAAAGGGGGCAGTTGGGATTTCGCCGTTGACCACTAAATACTTTTCAGGTAGATGTGTCTCCATTCTGAGCATCCTCCAACTTCGGTTTCTGTTCATCAgagagatggtttgactcttctGACAACGAGCTTCCTGCTTTTCTCTTCCGGGTTAGCTCTATTTCTTCTGATCCAATTGTCTCATCAGCACGAGAAGCTTCTTCGCTAGCGTCTCCTTCATGTGCTGTAGGAACTGCCCAGGATATGGGGCTCACTGAAACAGAAGGTTCAAATATGGAATCAGAAAAGTTTAGTGAGCCTAGCCGTGCACATAACACATAGCCAACTTATGGCAGTTAGCAAGACCTGTTTGGATAGTTTTGGGTAGAAACAGTTTTCCCAATAAATCCCAATCACCCCAAATTGCCCCCACAAGAAATTCATTCTGAATTTTTATGTACCACAAGTCCACAATATCATTTCAATAGGTTAAATAAATTCACTACTCCCATACATAGTCACAGATTCAATCTGATTAAGTAACCTGAAACCCAGATAGCTACAGCATCCTAGCAAACCATATATTTTCCAAACATCTGCTAGTTTGCCCATATAATTGAAGACATCATTCAAGATTTAATATGCAAAACTTTATCTAAGAATTAATGGTCATGCACTATGTTGGAAGTCATTATTAGTTTGATGGTACCCAATTACGGACCTTCTTCTGGTTGAAAAGACTTAGACATAATTGTACTTGCTTCATCGCTTGGATTTACCAACTTCGGTTTCTTTTTGACATAGTCCTGCCGCAGAGGTCTAGGTATTTGGAATGAAAACTGTGCTAAAGTTACACCCTGTGCAACATACTCTGGATTCTCTTGGAGGAACCTGCCAAAGTAAGACATGGATACTTTAAGACAGACAGGTCAAAGCATATGTAAAGAATTcagaaataataaagaaagagGCAGTGGGTAACTGGTATAGTTAACAAACATACTATTCATTTGGAGTATCTACACATAACAAACtataaataaaatattatttgtcaaactataaataaaatattttttgttgtgTAAGTTCCACATCAAGAATTCAAGATGTTGCAACTTTTCACAATGCAATTCAGGGAAAGAAATCTAAAGCTCAGTGCATAAAGAATGGCATTCAAGGAAGTTTTGAAGAAATTAGAGTGGCATACCTATCAATTTCAACCAGAGACCTCAGTTTCCTTCCAGTAGGAGAGGTATAGTACCTGAAACGAATTGAAGAAGGCAGCACAAACAATATTAAGTTCAGAAAATGCGGTAAGAAATGTATAACTTTGTATGTCCCACATGTACCTAATTGTACCCACGATAATGCAGGCAAGCATTGCAGAATTTTCCTATCTTTGTGATATTTTGCagaaaattttggaaacttcataATGTGCCAACCAAAATGCAAGTGCAAGCTCATATAAGCACCTATGTTTTGGGTTCTTTTCTATATGACTATATGACTAATGATAATTTGAAAGAAATGATGAGAGCCATAAAAGTTGGAAAAAAATTCATGCAAAAGAGAATAAGATCAGAGCAAACACAGTACTGAGAGAAAAACATTACTTACACATCAGCAAATTTGGTGCCCCCTTCACCCCTTATCCTGATCTGCCTCTCCCAACCACGAGGGGGTTGTGCAATATTGGGTTTGTCAATAGCCCAAAGCCTGCTGCCATCCTGAGATATATCTTCTGGGTCATTACACGTTACATTGGGTCTCCACTCACGAGCTCGTTTGCATACAAAAGGTTCCTGTATAATGCGTTCACGAATTTCTTCATACTTATGTTTTGTGGGAATAAGTCTCCATTTGAAACATTTAGCACATTGGACAGTGAATGCCCCAATGGATGGCGATATCCCTCTTATTATGCCTGATTTCTGTGCACGGCTTTCACCCAGTTCGTCTTGCTCTTTATCTCCTGCTTCAGGGTTGAAAACGACCATTTGATTTGATGCACATTCAGAAGAAAAGTTATCATTGTCAAATCGAGAGCCATTAGTATCTGAAGGCACGACAACCCGACTCGTCTTTGATGATTGAGGAGATTTAGAACTTTCCATAGGTTTTGTACAAATAGTTAGCCTAGGTACCTGCAGTTGGTAAATGTTAGATTTCCATTCTATGAACAGAATAACAATCCCATGCGGAATATGTGCACATTACATAAACAACATGTGATGCTCAATTCACTAGTGAATAGAGCTAGAAAAATATAACACAGAATAAACAAAAACATACAGCTGAGTGCAAgcgagaaaaagaaaacaaactgaacaaaaataaAGATGAGTGAGACAACATTGCTTATTTATTCTTTCGCATGCGCTGCAAACCATAATCAATTCATTTAGATGAATACTGCCCTTTTAATTTTTGTCCCTTATTGCTCCGCAAAATCAGTAGTAGCTCTGGAGTCAGAATATTTATTCAATAATCTTAATCCAATGGTCTAAAATGAGAGACACATATTGGCAGTGTTACCCTAAACGTTTAAACGGACTAAATGGTCACCGACCATTAGCTATTTATTCGGGCTAAACAGCGATTTAAACGGACTAAACGGTGATTAGACGGGATAAACAGATGATTACATGGACACAATAAGCCACTGTGTAGCGCGTACACCGCGTGTACACGGGCTGAACGGCCGTGTACGCGAACAGCGCATATTGGGTAGATACTAGCTGTGGGACAGATATGAATGCAAACAATGAAATGTGACGTTATATATTTAATACAAGAGTTGTTCTTTATCTCGTTTCCTTTTTGTTAGGTAGCTTGAATTATAATATGAGTTACAGACTCATGATTCATGAAGTTCAAATAATGCATGAAGAATAATAGTATGATGCATGATAACCTAGCCTGCATAAGCAAACGAACCAACTTCGTTAAATGTGGTAATAAAGGCTCATGATACCTCATAGGAAAGAATAGCTAGAACAACCTTTCATACCAAGTTACAAACTGTTGTATGACACAAATTCAAG
This portion of the Panicum virgatum strain AP13 chromosome 2N, P.virgatum_v5, whole genome shotgun sequence genome encodes:
- the LOC120661114 gene encoding chitinase-like protein 1, whose protein sequence is MKRRTRNKIILWSLAVTAVAVLVGGTIALVLTAGTWKAKIKKSQEKICNKGWECSGSKYCCNDTITDFFKVYQFENLFAKRNTPVAHAVGFWDYQAFITAAAFFEPQGFCTTGGKQMQMMELCAFLGHVGAKTSCGYGVATGGPTAWGLCYNHEMSPDQIYCDKTYTQYPCVEGAEYYGRGAIPVYWNYNYGAAGDGIKEDLLHHPEYLEQNATLAFMAAMWRWMTPIKKSQPSAHEAFVGTWKPTKNDTLSKRLPGFGATMNILYGESICGRGFIDAMNVIISHYQYYLDLMGVGREHSGDNRDCAEQAPFNPSSKPDDQQQQQQQSGS
- the LOC120661115 gene encoding methyl-CpG-binding domain-containing protein 2-like — translated: MESSKSPQSSKTSRVVVPSDTNGSRFDNDNFSSECASNQMVVFNPEAGDKEQDELGESRAQKSGIIRGISPSIGAFTVQCAKCFKWRLIPTKHKYEEIRERIIQEPFVCKRAREWRPNVTCNDPEDISQDGSRLWAIDKPNIAQPPRGWERQIRIRGEGGTKFADVYYTSPTGRKLRSLVEIDRFLQENPEYVAQGVTLAQFSFQIPRPLRQDYVKKKPKLVNPSDEASTIMSKSFQPEEVSPISWAVPTAHEGDASEEASRADETIGSEEIELTRKRKAGSSLSEESNHLSDEQKPKLEDAQNGDTST